One part of the Arabidopsis thaliana chromosome 1 sequence genome encodes these proteins:
- a CDS encoding uncharacterized protein (unknown protein; BEST Arabidopsis thaliana protein match is: unknown protein (TAIR:AT1G61095.1); Has 30201 Blast hits to 17322 proteins in 780 species: Archae - 12; Bacteria - 1396; Metazoa - 17338; Fungi - 3422; Plants - 5037; Viruses - 0; Other Eukaryotes - 2996 (source: NCBI BLink).): MRPETREIIEMQLLPAMKLVKERLEREVEKQSMDEFMFCFENCYTEKETEMHVTRKFPSLKQSDVGIGFQTFIGLIDKESSREAYLKDAEDCANVRRIEARQGEASTSHKCEPNCNKH; the protein is encoded by the coding sequence ATGAGACCAGAAACTCGCGAGATCATTGAGATGCAGCTGCTCCCGGCTATGAAGTTGGTTAAGGAAAGGCTCGAGAGGGAAGTAGAGAAACAAAGCATGGATGAGTTTATGTTCTGCTTCGAAAACTGCTACACTGAGAAGGAAACTGAGATGCACGTGACCCGCAAGTTCCCTTCTTTAAAACAATCGGATGTGGGAATTGGCTTTCAGACGTTTATAGGCTTGATCGATAAAGAGTCCTCAAGAGAGGCGTATCTCAAGGATGCTGAAGATTGTGCTAATGTAAGAAGGATAGAGGCACGTCAAGGTGAGGCCAGTACATCTCACAAATGTGAACCTAACTGCaacaaacattaa
- a CDS encoding uncharacterized protein (unknown protein; FUNCTIONS IN: molecular_function unknown; INVOLVED IN: biological_process unknown; LOCATED IN: cellular_component unknown; BEST Arabidopsis thaliana protein match is: unknown protein (TAIR:AT1G61095.1); Has 30201 Blast hits to 17322 proteins in 780 species: Archae - 12; Bacteria - 1396; Metazoa - 17338; Fungi - 3422; Plants - 5037; Viruses - 0; Other Eukaryotes - 2996 (source: NCBI BLink).): MRPETLAVIQKQLTKIKAAQRNMTDNEVLRSMDEIMFCFENCYTEDETFTHIAQMFPSYVLKIVKSFFQISKAVTDEESREAYLTDAEECASVRRSQARDTSEEAKRSQGEASTSQKCEPNCNKH, from the coding sequence ATGAGACCAGAAACTCTCGCGGTTATTCAGAAACAGCTCACAAAAATTAAAGCGGCTCAGAGAAATATGACCGACAACGAAGTACTACGATCCATGGACGAGATCATGTTCTGTTTCGAAAACTGTTACACAGAGGATGAAACTTTTACTCATATCGCCCAGATGTTTCCTTCTTACGTACTTAAGATTGTGAAAAGTTTCTTTCAGATCTCTAAAGCCGTAACCGATGAAGAGTCAAGAGAGGCGTATCTCACGGATGCTGAAGAATGTGCTAGTGTAAGAAGGAGTCAGGCTCGTGATACTTCTGAGGAAGCTAAGAGAAGTCAAGGTGAGGCCAGTACATCTCAGAAATGTGAACCTAACTGCAACAAGcattaa
- a CDS encoding uncharacterized protein (unknown protein; BEST Arabidopsis thaliana protein match is: unknown protein (TAIR:AT1G61093.1); Has 17 Blast hits to 13 proteins in 2 species: Archae - 0; Bacteria - 0; Metazoa - 0; Fungi - 0; Plants - 17; Viruses - 0; Other Eukaryotes - 0 (source: NCBI BLink).) yields MRPETLAVIQKQLTEMKASQRNMTDHEVIRAMNEFMFCFENCYTENETVNHIVQKFPSYVPKSVRSFFQKSIALIDEESREAYLTDAEECASVRRSQARDTSEEAKRSQGEASTSHKCEPNCNKH; encoded by the coding sequence ATGAGACCAGAAACTCTCGCGGTTATTCAGAAACAGCTCACAGAAATGAAAGCGTCTCAGAGAAATATGACCGACCACGAAGTAATACGAGCCATGAACGAGTTCATGTTCTGTTTCGAAAACTGTTACACAGAGAATGAAACTGTGAATCATATAGTTCAGAAGTTTCCTTCTTACGTACCCAAGAGTGTAAGAAGTTTCTTTCAGAAGTCCATAGCCTTGATCGATGAAGAGTCAAGAGAGGCGTATCTTACGGATGCTGAAGAATGTGCTAGTGTAAGAAGGAGTCAGGCTCGTGATACTTCTGAGGAAGCTAAGAGAAGTCAAGGTGAGGCCAGTACATCTCACAAATGTGAACCTAACTgcaacaaacattaa
- a CDS encoding uncharacterized protein (Expressed protein; BEST Arabidopsis thaliana protein match is: unknown protein (TAIR:AT1G61095.1); Has 35333 Blast hits to 34131 proteins in 2444 species: Archae - 798; Bacteria - 22429; Metazoa - 974; Fungi - 991; Plants - 531; Viruses - 0; Other Eukaryotes - 9610 (source: NCBI BLink).), which produces MNPEILEAIQKKLKAMEAANRIPGDKDEKQFVDEYMFCFRNSYTENETVFHMKNKFPSLVPADADVRKFFKLLISATGKESKKAYLKDAEACWSRRCSQGRDTSEEAKNSQGEASTSHKCERNCKKRYPKIPKN; this is translated from the coding sequence ATGAATCCTGAAATTCTCGAGGCAATTCAGAAAAAGCTCAAGGCTATGGAGGCGGCTAATAGAATTCCGGGAGACAAAGATGAAAAACAATTCGTTGATGAGTACATGTTCTGTTTCAGAAACAGCTACACTGAGAATGAAACTGTGTTTCACATGAAAAATAAGTTTCCGTCTTTAGTACCTGCGGATGCGGATGTGAGAAAGTTCTTTAAATTGTTGATATCAGCGACCGGTAAAGAGTCAAAAAAGGCGTATCTCAAGGATGCTGAAGCTTGTTGGTCTCGAAGATGTAGTCAGGGGCGTGACACTTCTGAGGAAGCTAAGAACAGTCAAGGTGAGGCCAGTACATCTCACAAATGTGAACGTAACTGCAAGAAACGTTATCCCAAAATTCCGAAAAATTAA
- a CDS encoding disease resistance protein (TIR class) (disease resistance protein (TIR class), putative; INVOLVED IN: defense response; LOCATED IN: cellular_component unknown; EXPRESSED IN: 23 plant structures; EXPRESSED DURING: 13 growth stages; BEST Arabidopsis thaliana protein match is: COP1-interacting protein 7 (TAIR:AT4G27430.2).), which translates to MDSRAILDSALFQLTPTRTRFDLVLFCGSKKEKLASGIFEPFVSHLKFARDQISKGGYSISLTPPSSHSSWFTKSTFDRFVRFVNTPAIIERFATLEKEILQIENSIQANEIANAADALQLQDGSNSGDSSNLKKSNESSKESENGNEVVGEETSKIQLQRLLETRRTLLRREQAMAYARGVVAGYEIDSIDDLILFADAFGASRLREACIMYKELWKKKHGDGLWMAELAAVKACAPVDMSLLGSSGIILTNEGAALSLNGTDSMPSNTDDKSVNLEQHPSGVPNFQAPMGWPNHMPQYFYPSPYQGYPYPPMQHMPNQNQGNMPWPSRGKTSKKKGKGDSDGDESSESSESSESESASDDSASSLEDQGKRHSRTSKNSRRSKKNRKKSSKTVIIRNINYITPEGRNGDMEGNEFTDNGSIKETVDAAVGMLNEKRAHEGEVSGEEKRSNENWDSFQNILMRHDDGSDVHSMDVIGQEHFTHRGASVGANSNGLQTKNTASGDSIITTHKYIEDGGDSFDHFESEDSARRLPRTRDSTEECMLLLKRSEMLGDESKDMYNATRGESLVKKSGSGEDWFTASGNRAGKPEINYGRMSFDDSILTSQGSDKSKKQEFVDDSFMVHSSSLAADDLYDSRWRPDMAADIVLASDVDNGHANEKHDSWEPNDLCMIPERNSGDSLANDYSIDFSAEANARLSSNGTAQEKEDKSGEKKNNVKNPETRKSKTPSRTRAETMSKTAKKPTVASRTMAQKNKFEKEEEMRKRIENLVMERQKRIAERSAMTASRKVSLDKGSSRAPLVRERAT; encoded by the exons ATGGATTCTAGAGCTATTCTCGATTCCGCTTTGTTTCAACTCACTCCTACTCGCACTAG ATTCGATCTGGTTCTATTCTGTGGGAGTAAGAAGGAGAAGCTAGCTTCAGGGATTTTTGAACCATTCGTCTCTCATCTTAAGTTCGCTAGAGATCAGATCTCTAAAGGCGGTTACTCCATTTCTCTGactcctccttcttctcacTCTTCTTGGTTCACCAAATCCACTTTTGATCg GTTTGTGAGATTTGTAAACACGCCTGCGATTATCGAAAGATTTGCGACTCTGGAGAAAGAGATTTTGCAGATTGAGAATTCTATTCAAGCTAATGAAATTGCCAATGCTGCTGATGCTCTGCAATTACAAGACG GGAGTAATTCTGGAGATAGCAGTAATCTAAAGAAGTCGAATGAGTCCTCTAAG GAATCTGAGAATGGCAATGAGGTGGTAGGAGAGGAAACCTCTAA GATTCAACTTCAACGTCTTCTTGAAACTAGAAGAACATTGCTTCGAAGAGAGCAAGCAATGGCTTATGCACGAGGGGTTGTTGCTGGTTATGAAATTGATAGTATTGATGATCTCATTTTATTTGCTGATGCTTTCGGGGCTTCAAGGTTAAG AGAAGCATGCATAATGTATAAAGAActatggaagaagaagcacgGTGATGGGCTTTGGATGGCGGAATTAGCAGCTGTGAAAGCGTGTGCTCCAGTGGACATGTCATTGTTGGGTTCCTCAGGCATCATCCTCACTAATGAAGGTGCTGCTCTATCACTAAATGGGACAGACTCAATGCCATCTAATACAG ATGACAAGTCAGTTAATTTAGAGCAACATCCGTCCGGTGTTCCAAACTTTCAAGCACCAATGGGATGGCCAAACCATATGCCTCAATACTTTTACCCGTCTCCATACCAAGGCTATCCGTACCCTCCTATGCAACACATGCCAAATCAAAACCAAGGAAACATGCCATGGCCTTCAAGGGGCAAAACATCCAAGAAAAAAGGGAAGGGGGATTCTGATGGAGATGAGTCTAGTGAATCAAGTGAATCTAGTGAATCTGAATCGGCCAGCGATGATTCTGCTTCATCTTTGGAAGATCAAGGTAAAAGACACTCTCGTACAAGTAAAAACTCACGCCGATCAAAGAAAAACCGGAAGAAGTCATCTAAAACTGTTATCATCCGTAATATTAACTATATAACCCCGGAGGGAAGAAATGGAGACATGGAGGGAAATGAGTTTACGGACAACGGTTCCATCAAAGAGACTGTAGATGCTGCTGTTGGAATGCTCAACGAAAAAAGAGCTCATGAGGGAGAAGTTTCTGGTGAAGAAAAACGAAGCAACGAGAATTGGGATTCATTTCAGAATATTTTGATGAGGCACGATGATGGCTCAGATGTGCATTCAATGGATGTCATCGGTCAGGAGCATTTCACACATAGAGGCGCTAGTGTGGGTGCAAATTCTAATGGCTTGCAAACAAAGAACACTGCCTCGGGTGATTCCATCATCACAACGCATAAGTACATAGAAGATGGAGGAGATAGCTTTGATCATTTTGAAAGTGAGGATAGTGCTCGCAGGCTTCCAAGAACGAGGGACTCGACTGAAGAATGTATGTTACTGCTTAAGAGATCAGAAATGTTAGGAGATGAAAGCAAAGACATGTATAATGCTACAAGGGGTGAATCGTTGGTGAAGAAGTCAGGGAGTGGAGAGGATTGGTTTACTGCTTCGGGTAATCGTGCTGGGAAACCGGAAATCAACTACGGGAGAATGTCATTTGATGACAGCATTTTGACATCTCAAGGTTCTGATAAGagcaagaaacaagaattCGTTGATGATTCTTTCATGGTCCATTCATCATCGCTTGCTGCTGATGATCTTTATGACTCTCGGTGGAGACCAGACATGGCTGCTGATATTGTTTTAGCCTCTGACGTTGACAACGGGCATGCTAATGAAAAACACGATTCATGGGAACCAAATGATCTTTGTATGATTCCTGAACGCAATTCAGGAGACTCTTTGGCTAATGATTATTCGATTGATTTCTCTGCTGAAGCAAATGCAAGGCTATCCAGTAACGGAACAGCTcaggagaaagaagataagagcggcgagaagaaaaacaatgtgAAGAACCCGGAAACTCGTAAGTCTAAAACTCCAAGTAGAACCAGAGCGGAAACAATGTCCAAGACTGCAAAGAAACCAACAGTAGCTAGCAGAACAATGGCACAGAAGAACAAGTTTGAAAAG GAAGAAGAGATGCGGAAGAGAATAGAAAACCTTGTAATGGAAAGGCAAAAAAGAATCGCAGAGAGATCAGCCATGACTGCATCTCGTAAAGTTTCTCTAGACAAAGGTTCGAGCAGAGCTCCTTTGGTTCGCGAAAGGGCTACATAA
- a CDS encoding disease resistance protein (TIR class) (disease resistance protein (TIR class), putative; BEST Arabidopsis thaliana protein match is: COP1-interacting protein 7 (TAIR:AT4G27430.2); Has 1636 Blast hits to 1307 proteins in 221 species: Archae - 4; Bacteria - 130; Metazoa - 666; Fungi - 143; Plants - 195; Viruses - 9; Other Eukaryotes - 489 (source: NCBI BLink).), with protein MDSRAILDSALFQLTPTRTRFDLVLFCGSKKEKLASGIFEPFVSHLKFARDQISKGGYSISLTPPSSHSSWFTKSTFDRFVRFVNTPAIIERFATLEKEILQIENSIQANEIANAADALQLQDGSNSGDSSNLKKSNESSKKESENGNEVVGEETSKIQLQRLLETRRTLLRREQAMAYARGVVAGYEIDSIDDLILFADAFGASRLREACIMYKELWKKKHGDGLWMAELAAVKACAPVDMSLLGSSGIILTNEGAALSLNGTDSMPSNTDDKSVNLEQHPSGVPNFQAPMGWPNHMPQYFYPSPYQGYPYPPMQHMPNQNQGNMPWPSRGKTSKKKGKGDSDGDESSESSESSESESASDDSASSLEDQGKRHSRTSKNSRRSKKNRKKSSKTVIIRNINYITPEGRNGDMEGNEFTDNGSIKETVDAAVGMLNEKRAHEGEVSGEEKRSNENWDSFQNILMRHDDGSDVHSMDVIGQEHFTHRGASVGANSNGLQTKNTASGDSIITTHKYIEDGGDSFDHFESEDSARRLPRTRDSTEECMLLLKRSEMLGDESKDMYNATRGESLVKKSGSGEDWFTASGNRAGKPEINYGRMSFDDSILTSQGSDKSKKQEFVDDSFMVHSSSLAADDLYDSRWRPDMAADIVLASDVDNGHANEKHDSWEPNDLCMIPERNSGDSLANDYSIDFSAEANARLSSNGTAQEKEDKSGEKKNNVKNPETRKSKTPSRTRAETMSKTAKKPTVASRTMAQKNKFEKEEEMRKRIENLVMERQKRIAERSAMTASRKVSLDKGSSRAPLVRERAT; from the exons ATGGATTCTAGAGCTATTCTCGATTCCGCTTTGTTTCAACTCACTCCTACTCGCACTAG ATTCGATCTGGTTCTATTCTGTGGGAGTAAGAAGGAGAAGCTAGCTTCAGGGATTTTTGAACCATTCGTCTCTCATCTTAAGTTCGCTAGAGATCAGATCTCTAAAGGCGGTTACTCCATTTCTCTGactcctccttcttctcacTCTTCTTGGTTCACCAAATCCACTTTTGATCg GTTTGTGAGATTTGTAAACACGCCTGCGATTATCGAAAGATTTGCGACTCTGGAGAAAGAGATTTTGCAGATTGAGAATTCTATTCAAGCTAATGAAATTGCCAATGCTGCTGATGCTCTGCAATTACAAGACG GGAGTAATTCTGGAGATAGCAGTAATCTAAAGAAGTCGAATGAGTCCTCTAAG AAGGAATCTGAGAATGGCAATGAGGTGGTAGGAGAGGAAACCTCTAA GATTCAACTTCAACGTCTTCTTGAAACTAGAAGAACATTGCTTCGAAGAGAGCAAGCAATGGCTTATGCACGAGGGGTTGTTGCTGGTTATGAAATTGATAGTATTGATGATCTCATTTTATTTGCTGATGCTTTCGGGGCTTCAAGGTTAAG AGAAGCATGCATAATGTATAAAGAActatggaagaagaagcacgGTGATGGGCTTTGGATGGCGGAATTAGCAGCTGTGAAAGCGTGTGCTCCAGTGGACATGTCATTGTTGGGTTCCTCAGGCATCATCCTCACTAATGAAGGTGCTGCTCTATCACTAAATGGGACAGACTCAATGCCATCTAATACAG ATGACAAGTCAGTTAATTTAGAGCAACATCCGTCCGGTGTTCCAAACTTTCAAGCACCAATGGGATGGCCAAACCATATGCCTCAATACTTTTACCCGTCTCCATACCAAGGCTATCCGTACCCTCCTATGCAACACATGCCAAATCAAAACCAAGGAAACATGCCATGGCCTTCAAGGGGCAAAACATCCAAGAAAAAAGGGAAGGGGGATTCTGATGGAGATGAGTCTAGTGAATCAAGTGAATCTAGTGAATCTGAATCGGCCAGCGATGATTCTGCTTCATCTTTGGAAGATCAAGGTAAAAGACACTCTCGTACAAGTAAAAACTCACGCCGATCAAAGAAAAACCGGAAGAAGTCATCTAAAACTGTTATCATCCGTAATATTAACTATATAACCCCGGAGGGAAGAAATGGAGACATGGAGGGAAATGAGTTTACGGACAACGGTTCCATCAAAGAGACTGTAGATGCTGCTGTTGGAATGCTCAACGAAAAAAGAGCTCATGAGGGAGAAGTTTCTGGTGAAGAAAAACGAAGCAACGAGAATTGGGATTCATTTCAGAATATTTTGATGAGGCACGATGATGGCTCAGATGTGCATTCAATGGATGTCATCGGTCAGGAGCATTTCACACATAGAGGCGCTAGTGTGGGTGCAAATTCTAATGGCTTGCAAACAAAGAACACTGCCTCGGGTGATTCCATCATCACAACGCATAAGTACATAGAAGATGGAGGAGATAGCTTTGATCATTTTGAAAGTGAGGATAGTGCTCGCAGGCTTCCAAGAACGAGGGACTCGACTGAAGAATGTATGTTACTGCTTAAGAGATCAGAAATGTTAGGAGATGAAAGCAAAGACATGTATAATGCTACAAGGGGTGAATCGTTGGTGAAGAAGTCAGGGAGTGGAGAGGATTGGTTTACTGCTTCGGGTAATCGTGCTGGGAAACCGGAAATCAACTACGGGAGAATGTCATTTGATGACAGCATTTTGACATCTCAAGGTTCTGATAAGagcaagaaacaagaattCGTTGATGATTCTTTCATGGTCCATTCATCATCGCTTGCTGCTGATGATCTTTATGACTCTCGGTGGAGACCAGACATGGCTGCTGATATTGTTTTAGCCTCTGACGTTGACAACGGGCATGCTAATGAAAAACACGATTCATGGGAACCAAATGATCTTTGTATGATTCCTGAACGCAATTCAGGAGACTCTTTGGCTAATGATTATTCGATTGATTTCTCTGCTGAAGCAAATGCAAGGCTATCCAGTAACGGAACAGCTcaggagaaagaagataagagcggcgagaagaaaaacaatgtgAAGAACCCGGAAACTCGTAAGTCTAAAACTCCAAGTAGAACCAGAGCGGAAACAATGTCCAAGACTGCAAAGAAACCAACAGTAGCTAGCAGAACAATGGCACAGAAGAACAAGTTTGAAAAG GAAGAAGAGATGCGGAAGAGAATAGAAAACCTTGTAATGGAAAGGCAAAAAAGAATCGCAGAGAGATCAGCCATGACTGCATCTCGTAAAGTTTCTCTAGACAAAGGTTCGAGCAGAGCTCCTTTGGTTCGCGAAAGGGCTACATAA
- a CDS encoding Toll-Interleukin-Resistance (TIR) domain family protein (Toll-Interleukin-Resistance (TIR) domain family protein; FUNCTIONS IN: transmembrane receptor activity; INVOLVED IN: signal transduction, innate immune response; LOCATED IN: intrinsic to membrane; CONTAINS InterPro DOMAIN/s: Toll-Interleukin receptor (InterPro:IPR000157); BEST Arabidopsis thaliana protein match is: Toll-Interleukin-Resistance (TIR) domain family protein (TAIR:AT1G52900.1); Has 35333 Blast hits to 34131 proteins in 2444 species: Archae - 798; Bacteria - 22429; Metazoa - 974; Fungi - 991; Plants - 531; Viruses - 0; Other Eukaryotes - 9610 (source: NCBI BLink).) — protein sequence MQRLLTPCSKIAYTTRYIANPTLPYPNPCDIFINHRGIDTKKTISGLLYDCFTRQRLTAFLDSKSLKPGDRLFVEIDMAIKACGVGIAVFSPRYCDSYFCLHELALLVKNKKRVIPIFCDVKPSELCVKDDKTRPAAEIRRFQLALEEAKYTVGLTFDTSNGDWSEFLAMASDAVTKNLLEVEERIGD from the exons ATGCAACGTTTGTTAACACCTTGCTCAAAAATCGCATACACAACAAGATACATTGCAAATCCAACCCTACCTTACCCAAACCCATGTGATATTTTCATCAATCATCGTGGGATCGATACCAAGAAGACTATTTCAGGCCTACTATATGATTGTTTCACTAGACAACGTTTGACTGCTTTCTTGGATAGTAAGAGTTTAAAGCCTGGAGACAGGCTTTTTGTCGAGATCGACATGGCAATCAAAGCATGCGGGGTTGGTATTGCGGTTTTCTCTCCTCGTTACTGTGACTCTTACTTCTGTCTCCATGAACTCGCATTGCTcgtgaagaacaagaaaagagtCATCCCTATATTTTGCGATGTCAAGCCATCGGAACTCTGCGTAAAAGACGACAAGACACGTCCAGCTGCCGAGATCCGGAGGTTTCAATTGGCTCTCGAGGAAGCAAAATATACCGTAGGACTCACGTTTGATACATCTAATGG AGACTGGTCAGAGTTCTTGGCCATGGCATCGGATGCAGTCACGAAGAACTTgttagaagttgaagaaaggATTGGAGATTAA
- the NAC025 gene encoding NAC domain containing protein 25 (NAC domain containing protein 25 (NAC025); FUNCTIONS IN: sequence-specific DNA binding transcription factor activity; INVOLVED IN: multicellular organismal development, regulation of transcription; LOCATED IN: cellular_component unknown; EXPRESSED IN: 6 plant structures; EXPRESSED DURING: 4 anthesis, petal differentiation and expansion stage; CONTAINS InterPro DOMAIN/s: No apical meristem (NAM) protein (InterPro:IPR003441); BEST Arabidopsis thaliana protein match is: NAC domain containing protein 2 (TAIR:AT3G15510.1); Has 3019 Blast hits to 3014 proteins in 77 species: Archae - 0; Bacteria - 0; Metazoa - 0; Fungi - 0; Plants - 3011; Viruses - 0; Other Eukaryotes - 8 (source: NCBI BLink).) has translation MENMGDSSIGPGHPHLPPGFRFHPTDEELVVHYLKKKADSVPLPVSIIAEIDLYKFDPWELPSKASFGEHEWYFFSPRDRKYPNGVRPNRAATSGYWKATGTDKPIFTCNSHKVGVKKALVFYGGKPPKGIKTDWIMHEYRLTDGNLSTAAKPPDLTTTRKNSLRLDDWVLCRIYKKNSSQRPTMERVLLREDLMEGMLSKSSANSSSTSVLDNNDNNNNNNEEHFFDGMVVSSDKRSLCGQYRMGHEASGSSSFGSFLSSKRFHHTGDLNNDNYNVSFVSMLSEIPQSSGFHANGVMDTTSSLADHGVLRQAFQLPNMNWHS, from the exons ATGGAAAACATGGGGGATTCGAGCATAGGGCCGGGCCATCCGCATCTCCCTCCCGGGTTTCGGTTTCACCCGACTGATGAGGAACTAGTAGTTCATTACCTCAAGAAGAAAGCAGATTCTGTTCCACTTCCAGTCTCAATCATCGCAGAGATTGATCTTTACAAGTTTGATCCTTGGGAGCTTCCAA GCAAGGCGAGTTTTGGAGAGCACGAGTGGTACTTCTTTAGTCCTCGGGATCGGAAGTATCCAAATGGGGTTAGGCCAAACCGGGCAGCAACTTCCGGTTATTGGAAAGCAACGGGAACCGATAAACCGATATTTACGTGCAATAGTCACAAGGTTGGTGTCAAGAAAGCGCTTGTTTTTTACGGTGGAAAGCCTCCTAAAGGGATAAAAACAGATTGGATCATGCATGAATATCGCCTCACTGATGGTAACCTTAGCACTGCGGCTAAGCCGCCTGACTTAACCACGACAAGGAAAAACTCACTACGG CTAGACGATTGGGTTCTATGTAGGATCTATAAGAAGAATAGTTCACAAAGACCAACAATGGAGAGAGTATTACTTAGAGAGGATCTAATGGAAGGCATGCTCTCAAAATCATCTGctaattcttcttctacatcAGTACTAGACAACAACgacaacaataataacaataacGAAGAACACTTTTTCGACGGTATGGTCGTTTCTTCAGACAAACGTTCCTTGTGTGGTCAATACCGAATGGGCCACGAGGCCTCAGGATCATCTTCATTCGGATCTTTCTTATCGAGCAAGAGGTTTCATCATACAGGTGATCTCAACAATGATAACTACAATGTCTCTTTTGTTTCGATGCTTAGTGAGATTCCTCAGAGTTCGGGGTTTCATGCAAATGGTGTTATGGATACGACGTCGTCTCTAGCTGATCATGGGGTTTTAAGACAGGCGTTTCAGCTTCCTAACATGAACTGGCACTCATAA